The Nitrospira tepida genome includes a window with the following:
- a CDS encoding HD domain-containing protein — protein sequence MTPSNDAAAKPYDGCALIADPIHDYVFFTVPLDSPDASERTEKDLIDSAWVQRLRYIYQLQSARWVYPSAEHSRFVHSVGTMHVAGRFARHLHPFLKEAAPDCPSINFVEEFLRVTALVHDIGHGPFCHFFDDNFLAAYHLTHERIGQIIIRDHLGPTIRKIRRSPSGPFAKGEELDPAQIAHIILKEKGKDNSRLPRWLTYLQPVISGSYTADNLDYVLRDSYMCGVAVGPVDLDRLIHYTMLTKQGFTIHKTGLPALQMFLTTRMYLYSNVYYHRTTRAIDIHLRDIFGDSMRLLFPYDPRRRMDRYLDLTDWSLLEEVRTWRSSRHRNRRRLAAEWARILGRDVKWKMAYSTVLKEKGQERGLDFPSHTHFEQLITKELPASRQRIAFRVDMAPLDPRPDPKDLSSKPLFVYDPGTKGVSREPLEEFLDLLPTRLVQFRIYALDHEHDADLSRAAASVLNRTPSSSPTNV from the coding sequence GCGCGCTCATCGCCGATCCGATCCATGACTATGTCTTCTTCACCGTGCCGCTGGATTCGCCCGACGCCTCCGAGCGGACGGAGAAGGACTTGATCGACTCGGCCTGGGTCCAGCGCCTCCGGTATATCTATCAGCTCCAAAGCGCCCGGTGGGTCTACCCCTCGGCCGAACATAGCCGGTTTGTCCACTCGGTCGGCACGATGCACGTGGCCGGACGATTCGCCCGGCACCTCCATCCCTTTCTCAAAGAGGCGGCCCCGGACTGTCCGTCCATCAACTTTGTAGAGGAGTTTCTGCGGGTGACCGCCCTGGTGCATGACATCGGCCACGGCCCCTTCTGCCATTTCTTCGACGACAACTTCCTCGCGGCCTACCATCTCACGCACGAACGGATCGGCCAGATCATCATTCGCGACCATCTCGGCCCGACGATCAGAAAGATCCGCCGCAGCCCGAGCGGCCCCTTCGCCAAGGGCGAGGAACTGGACCCGGCGCAGATCGCCCACATCATCCTGAAGGAGAAGGGGAAGGACAACTCCCGGCTCCCTCGATGGTTGACATACCTCCAGCCGGTCATCTCGGGCAGTTATACGGCCGACAATCTCGATTACGTCCTGCGGGATTCCTACATGTGCGGGGTGGCGGTCGGCCCCGTGGATCTGGACCGTCTGATCCACTACACGATGCTGACCAAACAGGGGTTCACCATCCATAAGACGGGCCTCCCCGCGCTTCAGATGTTCCTCACCACGCGCATGTACCTGTACTCGAACGTCTACTACCATCGCACCACCAGGGCGATCGACATCCACCTCCGCGATATCTTCGGCGACAGCATGAGGCTCTTGTTTCCCTACGATCCGCGGCGCCGTATGGACCGCTACCTCGATCTGACCGATTGGTCGCTCCTCGAAGAAGTCCGCACCTGGCGGTCCTCGCGCCATCGGAACCGGCGCCGGCTCGCGGCGGAATGGGCGAGAATTCTAGGGCGCGATGTGAAGTGGAAAATGGCCTACAGCACGGTGCTCAAGGAGAAGGGGCAGGAGCGAGGGCTCGACTTCCCCAGCCATACGCACTTCGAGCAGTTGATCACAAAGGAGCTTCCCGCCTCCCGACAGCGGATCGCCTTTCGCGTCGACATGGCTCCGCTGGATCCCCGCCCGGATCCGAAAGACCTGAGCAGCAAGCCGCTGTTCGTCTACGACCCCGGGACCAAAGGGGTCTCTCGGGAGCCGTTGGAGGAATTTCTCGATCTCCTGCCCACCAGGCTGGTCCAGTTCCGCATTTACGCGCTTGATCACGAGCACGACGCGGACCTCTCACGGGCCGCCGCTTCCGTGCTTAATCGGACCCCCTCCAGCAGCCCCACCAACGTCTAG
- a CDS encoding M23 family metallopeptidase: MRLPSARPSLAMGYAERVTLSAIVILASIFPVEWFPSGPQVLHGTDGQLSGKQGQVLVVKVPIEEPTAVLSGTFMGRTIPFFPEYRPGQGQGFVALLGLDLQDEPGTHELVVEVRNGEQQRRLSYNILVLKEKFNVERLKLPKEKVDLDEEGLARYKSEQEQVRAALAEDSRIRLWSVDFREPVGGKRSGRFGSVRVLNGQPKSPHRGEDIAAPAGTEVVATNDGIVRLTVDHVFSGLGIYLDHGLGLYSMYFHLSEVLVKDGDPVKAGQVIGKVGASGRATGPHLHWGARVNGAWINPYALVGLPLLNGAAPR; this comes from the coding sequence ATGAGGCTCCCGTCCGCCAGGCCGTCATTGGCCATGGGTTACGCCGAGCGGGTGACGCTCTCGGCCATTGTCATCCTCGCAAGCATCTTTCCGGTGGAATGGTTTCCATCCGGCCCGCAGGTCCTCCACGGCACCGACGGGCAACTCAGCGGGAAACAGGGACAGGTATTGGTCGTCAAGGTGCCGATCGAGGAGCCGACCGCGGTCCTGTCCGGAACTTTCATGGGACGAACGATTCCGTTCTTTCCCGAGTATCGGCCCGGGCAGGGCCAGGGCTTCGTGGCGTTGCTCGGTCTCGATTTGCAGGACGAGCCGGGGACGCATGAGCTGGTGGTCGAGGTCCGAAACGGGGAACAGCAGCGGCGTCTGAGCTACAACATCCTCGTGCTCAAAGAGAAATTCAACGTCGAGCGGCTGAAGCTGCCGAAGGAGAAGGTCGACCTCGACGAGGAGGGGTTGGCCCGTTACAAGAGCGAACAGGAACAGGTGCGGGCGGCGTTGGCGGAGGATTCGCGCATCCGGTTATGGTCGGTGGATTTCCGGGAGCCGGTGGGCGGCAAGCGGAGCGGACGGTTCGGGAGCGTCCGCGTGTTGAACGGCCAGCCCAAGAGCCCCCATCGGGGGGAAGACATCGCCGCCCCGGCGGGGACCGAGGTCGTGGCGACGAACGACGGCATCGTGCGGTTGACGGTCGATCACGTGTTCTCCGGGCTCGGCATCTACCTGGATCACGGGCTCGGCCTGTACTCGATGTATTTTCATCTCTCCGAAGTCCTCGTCAAGGACGGCGATCCGGTCAAGGCGGGTCAAGTGATCGGCAAGGTCGGCGCGAGCGGCCGGGCGACCGGTCCGCATCTCCATTGGGGTGCTCGGGTCAACGGGGCCTGGATCAATCCCTATGCGCTGGTCGGCCTCCCGTTGCTCAACGGCGCCGCCCCTCGATAA